The following are encoded in a window of Megalops cyprinoides isolate fMegCyp1 chromosome 16, fMegCyp1.pri, whole genome shotgun sequence genomic DNA:
- the LOC118791208 gene encoding phospholipase D2-like: MACPEEGEVEVTRVAGLMRRLHSHDDAPLSQDELDSLKQNSEERPFLVIHHLHAVREGGVPLLLQGAPITCRVNSTERYTTRSKVRVCTLYTVRLVHGQFCWTVKRKYKHFQELHRDLYKHKILLNFLPLGRYALQRQQLGAMTEEMPSLHGAERVRRASSKPKYLEDYLNGLLENDFCRSYHGMLEFLDVSLLSFVKDLGPKGLEGYILKRSGGHRILGLNCIGHHQFCFRWSRRWLVVKDSFLLYMKREAGVISFVLLFDPEFKVLVGRCYTDTKYGVCIQNFTRTLIIKCSSYRQAQWWSHEINRLAEPCDFLKTHRFEGFAPPREDTLTKWYVNGSGYFADLADALEQAKEEIFITDWWLSPEIFLKRPATDSYWRLDQILKRKAEQGVKVCVLLYKEVGVALGINSDYSKRALMNLHPNIKVMRHPDHVASVVLLWAHHEKMVAIDQSVAFVGGLDLAYGRWDDSHYRLTDLGAPQTPNHDKEAGPDDGGDTVDSGAGYQPLATEPEPIDPEDLKGNTRFWLGKDYSNFINKDWVQLDHPFEDYIDRSQVPRMPWRDLSTALHGKAARDVARHFVQRWNFTKIFKNKYKDDFYPCLLPKSHSTADQLPFTIPGSQKASVQVLRSVDRWSAGTCESSIHNAYIHTIENSEHYIYIENQFFISCADGKTVHNKIGDAIVNRILRAHSEQKKYRVFVVVPLLPGFEGDINSGGGNSIQAILHFTYRTMCRGEFSILARLKEQIQDQWSDYISLCGLRTHSQLSRSLVTELIYVHSKTLIADDRRYIIGSANINDRSMLGQRDSELAVLVEDTERVESRMGGEEYQAGPLTLALRKECFRVLLGADSEPCINIQDPISDEFFQEVWNKTAKSNANIYDTVFHCLPTDSVHSLRALKELSETARLCETDPERAREELRAVRGLLVHFPLHFLSEENLLPPLNSKEGMVPIETWT, encoded by the exons AGGAGCGCCCCTTCCTGGTGATCCACCACCTGCACGCcgtgagggaggggggcgtgCCGCtgctcctgcagggggcgcccATCACCTGCCGGGTGAACAGCACGGAGAGATACACCACGCGCTCCAAG gtgCGTGTCTGTACTCTCTACACGGTCCGTCTCGTACACGGCCAGTTCTGCTGGACGGTGAAGAGGAAGTACAAGCACTTCCAGGAGCTGCACCGTGACCTGTACAAGCACAAGATCCTGCTGAACTTCCTGCCCCTGGGGAG ATATGCTCTCCAGAGGCAGCAGCTGGGTGCGATGACAGAGGAGATGCCCTCTCTGCACGGAGCTGAAAGAGTCAGAAGGGCATCCAGCAAGCCG AAATACCTGGAGGATTATCTTAATGGGCTGCTAGAAAACGACTTCTGCAGGAGCTACCATGGAATG CTGGAGTTTCTGGATGTCAGTCTGCTGTCCTTTGTCAAAGACCTGGGGCCCAAAGGCTT GGAGGGCTACATTCTGAAGAGGTCAGGAGGGCATCGCATCCTGGGCCTGAACTGCATCGGTCACCACCAGTTCTGCTTCCGCTGGTCGCGCCGCTGGCTGGTGGTCAAAGACTCCTTCCTGCTCTACATGAAGAGGGAGGCGGGAGTCATCTCCTTTGTGCTGCTCTTCGACCCCGAGTTCAAGGTCCTGGTGGGCCGCTGCTACACCGACACCAAGTATGGAGTTTGTATCCAGAACTTCACAAG gaccCTCATCATTAAGTGCAGCAGTTACAGACAGGCTCAGTGGTGGAGCCATGAGATCAACAGACTGGCAGAGCCATGTGACTTCCTCAAGACGCACCGGTTCGAGGGCTTTGCCCCGCCCCGGGAGGACACTCTCACCAAGTG GTATGTGAATGGCAGTGGCTACTTTGCAGACTTAGCTGATGCTCTGGAGCAGGCCAAGGAGGAGATCTTCATCACAGACTGGTG GCTCAGTCCTGAGATTTTCCTGAAGAGGCCGGCCACAGACAGCTACTGGCGCCTGGACCAAATCCTCAAACGCAAAGCA gagcaGGGAGTGAAGGTCTGCGTGCTGCTGTACAAGGAGGTGGGGGTGGCCCTCGGCATCAACAGCGACTACAGCAAGAGGGCCCTCATGAACCTGCATCCCAACATCAAG GTGATGCGACACCCCGACCATGTAGCCTCCGTCGTCTTATTGTGGGCGCACCACGAGAAGATGGTGGCCATCGACCAATCGGTGGCCTTCGTGGGCGGGCTCGACCTGGCCTATGGGAGGTGGGACGACAGCCACTACAGGCTCACTGACCTGGGAGCCCCACAGACGCCCAATCATGATAAAGAGGCGGGGCCAGAT GATGGTGGTGACACTGTAGACAGTGGAGCAGGCTATCAGCCTCTTGCAACAGAACCAGAGCCAATTGACCCGGAGGACCTGAAGGGCAACACTCGCTTTTGGCTGGGCAAAGACTACAGCAACTTCATCAATAAGGACTGGGTTCAGTTAGACCATCCTTTTGAAG ACTACATCGACCGCTCTCAGGTGCCCCGCATGCCCTGGCGGGACCTGTCCACAGCACTCCATGGGAAGGCAGCCAGAGATGTTGCCCGACACTTCGTCCAACGCTGGAACTTCACCAAG ATCTTTAAGAACAAGTACAAGGACGACTTCTACCCCTGCCTGCTTCCCAAatcccacagcacagcagaccaGTTGCCCTTCACCATCCCAGGGTCCCAGAAGGCCTCAGTACAG gtgCTGCGGTCCGTCGATCGCTGGTCGGCTGGGACGTGCGAGAGTTCCATCCACAATGCCTACATCCACACCATCGAGAACAGCGAGCACTACATCTACATAGAG AACCAGTTCTTCATCAGCTGTGCAGACGGGAAGACTGTCCACAACAAGATCGGGGATGCCATTGTGAACAGGATTCTGCGGGCCCACag TGAACAGAAGAAGTACCGCGTTTTTGTGGTGGTCCCCCTACTTCCTGGGTTTGAGGGTGACATCAACTCAGGGGGTGGAAATTCCATCCAGGCCATCCTCCACTTCACCTACAG aaccATGTGCCGAGGGGAGTTCTCCATACTTGCCAGACTAAAGGAGCAAA tACAGGACCAGTGGAGTGATTACATCTCCCTGTGCGGCCTGCGCACCCACTCCCAACTGTCCCGTTCCCTGGTCACCGAGCTCATCTACGTCCACAGCAAGACCCTCATAGCCGACGACCGCCGCTACATCATCG gctCGGCGAACATCAACGACCGCAGCATGTTGGGGCAGAGGGACAGTGAGCTGGCGGTGTTGGTGGAGGACACGGAGAGGGTGGAGTCCCGCATGGGGGGTGAGGAGTACCAGGCGGGGCCTCTGACGCTCGCCCTGCGCAAGGAGTGCTTCAG agtGCTCTTGGGGGCAGATTCTGAACCCTGCATCAACATCCAGGACCCAATCAGTGATGAGTTCTTCCAGGAGGTGTGGAACAAGACGGCAAAATCAAATGCCAATATTTATGACACG GTGTTCCACTGCCTGCCCACGGACTCCGTGCACAGCCTGCGCGCTCTGAAGGAGCTCTCTGAGACGGCGCGCCTGTGTGAGACCGACCCTGAGCGCGCCCGAGAGGAGCTGCGCGCCGTCCGGGGCCTCCTGGTCCACTTccccctccacttcctgtccgAGGAGAACCTGCTCCCGCCGCTCAACAGCAAGGAAGGGATGGTTCCCATAGAGACCTGGACCTAA